GTCGAAGTCGTCCTCCGGCACCTGCCCGCGCTCGCGGACGGCGTCCAGCACCGCGATCGCGTTGGCCAGCGCGAACGCCAACTCCTGCACCGGCGTCGCCCCCGCCTCCTGCAGGTGGTAGCTGCAGATGTTGATCGGGTTCCACTTCGGCAGGTGGTTGACCGTGTAGGCCACGACGTCGGTGGTCAGGCGCATCGACGGCTGCGGCGGGAATGCGTAGGTCCCGCGCGACAGGTACTCCTTGAGGATGTCGTTCTGGGTCGTGCCGGCCAACTGCGACACCTCGGCGCCCTGCTCCTCCGCCACTGCGACGTACAGCGCCAGCAGCCACATCGCCGTGGCGTTGATGGTCATCGAGGTGTTCATCTGCTCGAGCGGGATGCCGTCGAACAAGGTGCGCATGTCGTCGAGGGAGGTGACCGGCACGCCGACCTTGCCGACCTCGCCGCGGGCGAGCACGTGGTCGCTGTCGTAGCCGGTCTGCGTCGGCAGGTCGAAGGCCACCGACAGGCCGGTCTGGCCCTTGGCGAGGTTCGAGCGGTACAGCGCGTTCGACGCGGCTGCGGACGAGTGGCCTGAGTAGGTGCGCATCAACCAGGGGCGGTCGCGCTGCGGGGCCGGCTCCGCGCCCTCGCCGTCGGCCCCGGGACCACCTTGCCGCTCGCTCACGAGGCACCTCCGCCCGTGGTCGGACCGCGCCCCGGCACGCCGGCGCCTCGGTCGTCTGCCACTTCCGTGCTCCCGGCCGCGAGCGTAACGCGGCGCCGATCGCCGCCCTCAACCCATGACGTTGCACGTCGAACGACCGATGCCGCCGCCACCGCTCGCGTGTTCGGCGCGGCCGCGGCGGTCGGGAACGCGCTCTACGTCGCCGCGGCGGTCGGGCGCCACTGCCGTGGCCGCTAGGCTCGGTCGGCTCGCCACCTGCTCGGAGTCCTTGTGTCGCTCGCCGTGATCGCCGCCATCGCCGCCGGCACGCTGATCGCCATCCAGTCGGCGATCATCGGCGCCTGGGGCCAGAGCCTGCACCCCTTCACCGCGGCCGTGTGGGTCCACCTCGGCGGGCTGGTGTTCGGCGTCGTCGGCGTGCTGGTGGCGCCCCGGCTCGGTTTCGAGCTCACCGCCGTCCGTCAGGCGCCGTGGGGACTGCTGGCCGGCGTCGCGGGCATGCTGCTGGTCACCGGGATCGCCGTGGCCGTCGGCGGCCTCGGCCTCGCCTCCACCCTGGCGGTCGTGACGGGCGTGCAGCTGATCGTCGGGTTCGCGCTGGAGGTGACGGGGGTCGTTGGGCGCAGCGTGGCGCTCGACCCCGTCCGCGTCGGTGGCGCGCTGCTGATCGTGGCCGGCGTCTACGTCGTCGCCAGCCGCGGCCCGGTCGCCGGCTGAGCGCCGTGCCGACGTCCCCGCAGGTCAGCACTGCGGAGATCGCCGCGCTCGGGAACCCGCGCCGCCCGCGGGACGTCCCAATCGGCATGAAGCGCTACCTCGCCGTCCTCGTCCTGCTGCTCGCCGGCCTCACCACCGGCTGCGGCTCGCTGCCCGGGGCGGAGGGCGGGATGCCCGACGGCCTGGCCGGCCCCACCTGGCTGCTGCGCTCGGGGAGCGGGCCGGCCGGCGAGCTGGCCGTCCCCGACGGGGTGCGCGTCACGCTGCAGGTCGAGGAGGACGGCAGCGTCGGCGGCGTGTCGGCCTGCAACCACTACTTCGGCGACGCCGAGGTGGACGGCGACCGGCTCCGGGTCGGCGGGCTGGGCGGCACCGAGATGGGCTGCGACCCGGCCGTCATGGCGCTGGAGCGTGACTACCTCGACGCGCTCGGGCAGGCCGCACGCCTCGACCTGCAGGCCGACGTGCTGACCATCACCGGCTCCGACATCGAGCTGGTGTACGACCGCCAGCCCGACGTGCCGACCGCCGAGCTCACCGACACGACCTGGCAGCTGAAGTCGTTGCTGGACGGCGGCGGCCCCGACGGGACCGCCAGCAGCATCATGGCCGAGGCGGAGCTGTACCTCGACGGCACCGGCACCATCAACGCCACGACCGGCTGCGGCGGGCTCACGGGCACGTGGATACAAGAGGGCGACGCCATCCGTCTGACCGCGTCGCGCTATGCCCACGGCGAGGCCGACCGGTGCGTCGGTGACCTCCAGCACGAGCACGTCCTGGAGGTGCTCGGTGACGGCTTCACGGTCGAGGTCGAGGGCCAGACCCTGACGGTGTGGGCGCTGCGCGACGAGCGCGGCCTGCAGTACCAGGCCTCCTGACCGGCCCGCCGCCGCCGCGCCGCCACGGCCACGCCGCTCTGCCGCCACACCGCCGGGCGCTACGCCTCCACACGCAGCGCCACCAGCACGCCGTCGCGCAGTGGGACGAGGGAGCTGAGGTAGCGCTGGTCCTCGGCGACCGCGCGGGTCATCGCCACGATGTCCGGGGTCACGGCGTCGCGCGCCGGCGAGGATCGTTCCTGCGGCACCCCGGCGACCCGGCCGTGCCACAGCGTGTTGTCGCAGACGAACAGCCCGCCGACCCGGATGCGCTCGCGGGCGGCGGCCCAGGCGTCGGGGTAGCCGTCCTTGTCGATGTCGCAGTAGACGACGTCGAACTCGCCGTCGACCTCGGCGAAGGACGTCAGCGCGTCCCCGACGTGGTAGTCGACGCGGTCCCAGACGCCGGCGCGACGGAGGTAGCCCTCCGCGAGCGCGGCGTTGCCGGCGTCACCGTCGGTGCAGATCACCTCGCCGTCCTCGCCCACCGCGCGGGCGAACCAGTAGGCCGAGTAGCCGTAGCCGCTGCCCAACTCCATCACCCGCCGCGCCCCGATCGCCCGGGCCTGGAGTTCGAGGTGGCGGCCGACGGCACGCCCGACGATCGGGAATCCGTGCTCGCGGGCGCGCGCCTCCATCTCGTCGAGGACGACGTCCTGCAGCCCGATTCCGGCCAGACCGGTCAGGTAGTCGTCGACCTGCGGCGGCAGCAGCGGTGGCATCGGTGTCTCCAGTGGGTGGGAGGGCGCGGCGGTGGCCGGACGGGTCCGGGCTCGTGCGCGGGGCGCGACGCACCGCGGATCCTGCCACGGCGGGTGCCGGCCGGCACCCGACGCGGCCTAGGGTGCGCGACGCCGGAACGACGACAGGAGCCGCTCGTGGGTCGCCACGTGCTGGTGTGGGACGCACCCAACGTCGACATGACGCTGGCCAACATCATCGAGGGCAAGCCGACGCCCAAGGAACGGCCCGACCTGGCCGTCCTCGGCGCCTGGCTGGTGGACCACGCCGTCGAGGGCGACGAGGTGGAGGCGGCCGTCTTCGTCAACGTCGCCCCGCACGTGGCCGGGCCGATGCGCGGCTGGGTGATGTGGCTGCTCGAGCAGGGCTACCGGGTCTTCGCCAAGCCCAAGCACGGCGACAGCGACGTCGACGACGACATGGTCGACCACCTGTGGGAGCGCTACGACGAGGGCGACCTGGACGCCGTCTACGTCGGGTCCAACGACGCACGCGCCTTCCTCGAGCCGCTCGAGGAGCTGGCGGAGCGCGGCGTCACGGTCAGCGTCCTGGGCTTCTCCGAGTACGCCGGCGGGCTGTCCACGTCCGAACCGCTGCGGTTCGTCGACCTGGAGACGATCGAGGGCCTGTTCGGCGAGCCGCTGCCACGCCTCACCCTCGAGCTGCTGCCGGTCGAGGGCCGCTGGTTCGAGCCGCGTGGCCGGCTCGGCGCCTCACCCTCGTCGCCCGGATGGGGAGAGTGACGATGTCCGACACCACGCCGTCGGTCCGTTCCGAGGTCGGGGTGCTGCGCACCGTGCTGCTCCACCGGCCGGGCACGGAGGTCGAGCGCATCACGCCGACCAACATGGACCAGCTGCTCTTCGACGAGCTGCTGTGGGTCGAGCACGCCCAGCTCGAGCACGACGCCTTCGCCGACGTGCTGCGCAAGCTCGACGTGGAGGTGCTCTACCTCGAGGAACTGCTCACCGAGGTGGTCACGGACGAGGCGGTGGCACGC
This is a stretch of genomic DNA from Egicoccus sp. AB-alg2. It encodes these proteins:
- a CDS encoding DMT family transporter, whose product is MIAAIAAGTLIAIQSAIIGAWGQSLHPFTAAVWVHLGGLVFGVVGVLVAPRLGFELTAVRQAPWGLLAGVAGMLLVTGIAVAVGGLGLASTLAVVTGVQLIVGFALEVTGVVGRSVALDPVRVGGALLIVAGVYVVASRGPVAG
- a CDS encoding META domain-containing protein, with amino-acid sequence MPTSPQVSTAEIAALGNPRRPRDVPIGMKRYLAVLVLLLAGLTTGCGSLPGAEGGMPDGLAGPTWLLRSGSGPAGELAVPDGVRVTLQVEEDGSVGGVSACNHYFGDAEVDGDRLRVGGLGGTEMGCDPAVMALERDYLDALGQAARLDLQADVLTITGSDIELVYDRQPDVPTAELTDTTWQLKSLLDGGGPDGTASSIMAEAELYLDGTGTINATTGCGGLTGTWIQEGDAIRLTASRYAHGEADRCVGDLQHEHVLEVLGDGFTVEVEGQTLTVWALRDERGLQYQAS
- a CDS encoding O-methyltransferase, which gives rise to MPPLLPPQVDDYLTGLAGIGLQDVVLDEMEARAREHGFPIVGRAVGRHLELQARAIGARRVMELGSGYGYSAYWFARAVGEDGEVICTDGDAGNAALAEGYLRRAGVWDRVDYHVGDALTSFAEVDGEFDVVYCDIDKDGYPDAWAAARERIRVGGLFVCDNTLWHGRVAGVPQERSSPARDAVTPDIVAMTRAVAEDQRYLSSLVPLRDGVLVALRVEA
- a CDS encoding NYN domain-containing protein, encoding MGRHVLVWDAPNVDMTLANIIEGKPTPKERPDLAVLGAWLVDHAVEGDEVEAAVFVNVAPHVAGPMRGWVMWLLEQGYRVFAKPKHGDSDVDDDMVDHLWERYDEGDLDAVYVGSNDARAFLEPLEELAERGVTVSVLGFSEYAGGLSTSEPLRFVDLETIEGLFGEPLPRLTLELLPVEGRWFEPRGRLGASPSSPGWGE